AAAGTGCTTTGTGATATAGTTTAGCTTTGGCCTGTATCGAATGTTTCAGTCGAAATCATTTACGTTTTGGATAAACGTTTTAGAGGAAAGAACTTAACGCTGTCCTGGATATCACCGCGCGGTGCCAAAAAGTTTGTGACAAATTGGCCGGGTTGGAAGAAGCCCAAACGCCGCAAAAAGAAGACAAAAGCTCCGTGCTTCTAGCATTGTATCGTTTTGAAGCTCTGGCTAAGCTCACCAAGCCTAATCAGAAAGGCGTGAGCGAAAACGTTAACTTTTACTTCGACGAAATAACTAGATTTCGTTTGGcggattttaaaacttatgaAACTCTAGCAGGTATGTTATTCCATCCTTCTGTTAATAATTGGAATTACAGAAAAGACTAATTAAAAACGGTTACTATAAGCAATAATTAGTCATTAAACAGAAGTTATATTAAAGCATTATCTTTTACTTGGGAAACACAAAGAAAGTATAGTTCCTCGTTTTTAGCATTATCCATCGAACCACCAGCACGTCATTCAGATGTTTGCAAAAAAGCTTTGAAAATGgcattaaaagaaattaatcgTAAGTTGGCGCAAGAGAGCAACAACGCAGACAAAACACCCCTCctaaaaaagaaaaggttaTATATCTTAGATTTATATATTATTGTTTCGTATTACAGCATTTCAAGATCTGTTCGTTTTAACGTTTGCTTTGCACGTAACAAATTTAAGATGACCTTGAATGgactaaaattaaaattaaaactcaAACAATATCTTTCGAGCTCACTTCTTGCTCTTTTACGTCAGCTCCTTGTACCGGAAGTTAATTGATGTTGCTTTGGGTGAAGGAAGCTCCAGTGACCCATCCAGCAAGGAGGAAGCCTGGATGTACTTTAACGAAGTCCTTCAAGCAATGCAGAGCGACGTTTGGAAGGTGAAACTCGTTGGTGTAATTTTTTATCCATTGAACCATGCTTTTTGAGATTTCGGAAACATTCAGGTTCTGTACACttcatgtttaattcacaacttattgtttcattaaataatATACAACATTGCgcaaaatgttcatttttttgttccaATATCTTTTAGTATCCTGATATGGACGCCCTGTGGACGACGATTCGCTGCTGGAATACGGGGATTCACCTCTTCGTTGCTGATCACGTGATCGAGGCAGAGAAATGGTGCGCCCTCGCATTGCGCATGCTCGCTCAAGTGGAACGGTTTAAAGGAAGTTACGAAAATCACGTAAGTTGTTATAGAAGTTTTAGCCTAATGTTAAACACCATGTAAATACCTGTGACTTACCTGCGTTAGTGGCGAAAAACATACACTATGATGTGATTATTGTTAGCTTTAAAGAAAGAACATATTTTCTGTTCTTTGTATTGTATGTAAGTCgaatattaaaacttttgttttattattcagATGAATATCGTTTACCAAGAAATTTTGTCGAAGAAAGATTACGCAGTTGTGCGACAGCCTTCTTCCAATTTTGCATTATGATTGTTGATCCTGTTAGTCGTTGTTTGTCTTCTTTTGTGTTGATGTTTTTAAAGTTGTTGActttattgtttaattaaacCAATTCTGTTTGACGTCATTACTGTGAGAACGCATAAATCGTATGCTTTCTCACAATCGAGAAAGTGTTATAGAGCTCACGCTGATATAGCCCATGGCTGTTCTAATTTAGGGGCTTGCTGTAAAGGACATAACAAAGGTGTTGTCAACGTGAGCGATTTGCATCGGCAAATTTGGCTTAAAGCTATATTTGCTGTTCATCGTGATCCACATGGCAATTTACCATGCAAGTCTTCTACAGGCATGCTATTGCTATAAAGGATGTATAAACTTTACTCACCAACATATGTCTCATTGACATTGGGCCGCTTGAATGCGAACGAAGATGTTTATACCAGGAACCACAGATTCGCTAACGGCAGGACGTCATACCAATGTCAATCATGTTGGTTGATTGacatatatatttgaaaactataTTCACAAAAAACAGACGTTGGGTTATAGTTAAAGCTCAAAGAAAAGGAATTAAACGACTATATGTATATAACAAAAAGGCTACGACTTTTAGAAGAACCTTCCCGCGACTCAACACTGCCTGGTGTCAACAAATTTCGGTCAAGAGAACGTGCGTAACAAAATTAGTAACGTAACCAAAACGGTGCGGAATTTCTATTGTAATTACCGAGTACACAATGCGTGATTAAAGACGAAAGAACTAAAGTGTGTGCTACAGGGAGAGCTAACAATACAACCAATACGAAAATATCGAAAGCGTCTAACAACAGATAAACCAccaaacaacaaacatattcaaAGCAAAAACCGATAATTGAAATCAACGGGTAACAAAAACGCGTGTTTGATACACAGCATGTTTAGAAGTTGCATTTCTCGCCGAAAAACGGGTTTCTAATCATCACGGAAGTTATATTGGACTAGATTAGTGCTACTACCAAATGTCGAACATGCTGCCATGCCGTCCAGTAGAAAGTTTTGCTGTGATAAATTCGGTATAAAGACAActatttgtcatttttagaATTGATCTAtgcatttttttatcttgaaaCACTGGGCTGTGCATTGTCAAAGATTTCTTTTATTGAATAGCACATATATGAAATCTAGTATGTGCCCGAAACTTGAATTTATTAAATGGATGAGAAACGTGGACTTCAATAGATTAACAATAATAATGTATATAATAGAGGTAACAAAAATACTCCAGTTGACTACAAACTGTGATAAAAGTACATCGACATGTATACTGTGGTTAGTTGGCTTGGCTGAAACGTAAAAAATTCCTTGTTCTTATAAGATTGTCTGCATGCCGGCCCGAATTCGGTCCGACAACTTTCACAAACTTAAGCTTGAACCAAAGCCCGAACAGAAAATCTCGGAACAACTTTTGTGACGAAAATAAGTCACGTGTTAATTAGTACTTTAATGTTTTACCGTTTTTATAATGCGATAGTTGTTTGCTTATGTCGGGTGTTGATTAATTGCTTCAGGgtgtttttggttttaattgattaattgtAATAATCATTATTTATCTCACGTTTTGCACCTTATCTTACCAGTAGTATGACACCTCACCTTTTGCAAGTTATAAAAGTCGTTGagtatttaatgaaattgcTTTCTTTGGTTAAACTGTTGCTGCTGTTGTTCACCGAGGTTATGAGCAAAAGCATAAGAATTAAAATCTGCCGTTACAATGTAGTgggcatttttgtttttgcctcACTTCTGAGACAAAATTATGACATAATTTGAAAAGGAATTCTCCATATCAGCGCTTTCAACGGAAATTAGAAGAATTGAGTCGAGGACCGCCAATGTATTTCAATAAGATTGAATTATGGCAAAAATGAACGTTTATTAGAAGTTGTTAATTTACTTCTAAAATCCGCCTCACATCCACTTCTAATATCCCGGGtggttttaattttctaaTCAGCCCCTGTTTCCATCTGACGTCTTTCTCTCACAAACATAACAGCTTGTCTGGTAATCGTAATGacccaaatttttattgttaaattaattcCCATAAAGGTCGCAAACTAATCCGCATCGAATCGAACTAAGAATTACGATTTTCCGTAACACTCTGTGCCTGTGACATATGTCCTCATAGATGCGATCTCTCTAACATAATAACAAATGACccaaatttttattctctAATTAAAAACTCCCATGTAGGTCGCAGATTAATCCGCATCGATTAACTTTTTATAAGATTCCTAATCTGATTTGCGTCTTTTCTTTTAGATGTGATTTTCTGTATAGTGCTGATATATAAATACGCTCACTAGTATGGAGCGCAGCAGAAGCCTGACAGAATAGCGGAATGTGCggaaaataaaacgttttggCGTGGTACAAAGTAATTAAACGCAGTTCGTCTCAAACTTGCTAAAGAATTTTGTCAAGTGCCTCCAGTAGTTCTCTTGTTAATTCTCGAAAATGTGAATTAGTTGTAGGTGAAGTTATTTTTCAAGTGTGTTAGTTATGAAATCAAGTTACTACCAATGTTGCGAAAGTCACGATAGTTGACCGATTGGGGTTGAGCAGTGCATCcctaaaataaattgaaataactttattttatataatttaaatATGCTCGGTATCGGTACACAACTTCAGGATTTTGTGGGAAGAGAAATTCAATTGCATCGTACTGAGGTGTAGCTTATTTTTATACTACATTTCAAACCGACTACTGTACGGTAAAAGTAGAACAAAAATGTCTCAGATTTTATTGCGTAACATTAAATTTGGAACAAAATGGTATGAAATAAGGGACTACTGCGAACGATATGGCGACGTGCGATGGGTGGAAGTCTTATTCAATTCGAAATCAAAGATGTTAGGATGGGCGTTGGTTTCATTCATTGATAAAGAAGCGGGAGAACGGGTAGGAGCAATTTATTCAATGCTTTCACATTTTAGCAATTGCTGCATTTGTTAACTGATGTTGCTTAACTTTTTCAAGGCGGCTACAGACCTTCACGAAGTCAAGTGGAAAGGTCGATATTTGAAAGCAGCCAATGTGACTGGTCCACGTAAGTTTTCCTCTTACATTTGatttcttttcatttcatttgtattgttttcaatttttgtctACAGTTTGATTTTTATTCTATAACAGCAAAGGTCACGAGATGGGTCGTGGATAAAAAGTAGCGTTGCTCATCGGTGGATTTTTCTTGTCGAAATGTTGCTTCTCTGCTTTTTAGATTTTGTTccgttttattttaaaattttactttttacttttgtaagaaaaataaaactattgttttgAATTGTAGTAAGTTACATGGACAGGAAGTACCAGGCTAACCTACCTTTAGTAGGAAGTAGTAAGCAAATTTTAAGACGAAATCTTTCAACTTTACCGCTATGTGAAGTGAGAAAGTAGTCATTACCTTGATGCCTGTTAGGTTCCAATACCATTCGCTGAATAAGCTTCCAGATACTAAAAGCCGTACGTGGTTTGCCCACGAGTCAAATTGTTCAAatgaattttgtaaattattgaaacaactttaAGAAATACGCCTAAAAAACATAATCAAAGCATGCTTATTGTGCCTCCATAATGAACACAACTGGTGCACAACTGAGTATGGCATGATGAGGAAACTTACAGAAAATTTACAAGCTAGGCTACCCTCCATCATCGTCCCCTCTGAAAACGGGCGGACATCGATGGTACGATGCAATGCATTCCTTCTATCAAGGATCGCATCGGAGGACTTCTACACAACAAGGACAGTAACTGAGTGTGATAatgtttaaatgaaattgtttttatattcatgaaaCTATtagttcattcattttattttatgtgatttccTTCTTTCCTAATTGGCACACCACCTAATGAGGAAACAGTAGGCTTAACTTTAATTTCCTGCATTTGCTATTCCCTTTACGTTTGTGTGGTACTGGTGTCATTAGTAGTATAGTCTTGACACCCTAGGACTCTTGTTCCATAGCGCCACCAGGCGTACAAGAAAAGaatgtgtgacgtcatagttttcgtTTCATAGCGCGGTAAACTTGTTATAGGTTTGAGAATTGAAATCATTATATCAACAAAGCAAGCAAAGCATATGTGACTATTGTTGTTACATACAATGTGAACAGTGACATTTGTACATTATGATGTTATAACGTTAGGGTGTAAGCAGTTGTCTCGTAAATGTTTATAGCAGGGGTGAGCAAACTTGTTTAACATCGATAATGAATGATGTTGGATATTACAATTCAGCTAGAgcaaactatatatatatttatatattatagGTTACATAGGGAAATGTCAATGTAATATTTGTGATAAACAATTTACTATACATTCTAACTTATAAGTTAAAAAGACACAGAAAAACTCTCTGTAAACTGTGTGATAAAATCTACAAACGAAAAGATGATTACCAAAAccattattgaaataaacatacTGGTAATCAGTTGGG
The Clavelina lepadiformis chromosome 4, kaClaLepa1.1, whole genome shotgun sequence DNA segment above includes these coding regions:
- the LOC143452579 gene encoding heterogeneous nuclear ribonucleoprotein M-like, whose amino-acid sequence is MSQILLRNIKFGTKWYEIRDYCERYGDVRWVEVLFNSKSKMLGWALVSFIDKEAGERAATDLHEVKWKGRYLKAANVTGPPKVTRWVVDKK